A single genomic interval of Antechinus flavipes isolate AdamAnt ecotype Samford, QLD, Australia chromosome 1, AdamAnt_v2, whole genome shotgun sequence harbors:
- the LOC127543077 gene encoding olfactory receptor 1361-like isoform X1: protein MEGRNQSGVSEFILLGFSDQPEQQMLLFFLFLLMYLITSIGNLLIILAIKTSSCLHTPMYFFLSNLSLVDICFTSTTIPKMLANHVSGNKAISYAGCLTQVFFFIWFAGIDSILLTVMAYDRYVAICIPLHYFMIMTSKVCALLIVVSWFWAYAIALIHTVLLTHLSFCGHNEIPHFFCDLSPLLKLACSDTFINDLMVNTVGALTIVIPFIGILVSYIHIFMVVLRVPSTVGKWKVFSTCGSHLTVVCLFYGTIIGVYFSPTTTHTAQKDTAAAVMYTVVTPMLNPFIYSLRNKEIKGALRMLLTLSVHLKTSLRQS from the exons ATGGAAGGAAGGAATCAGTCTGGAGTCTCTGAGTTCATTCTTTTGGGATTTTCAGACCAGCCTGAGCAGCAGATgctcttgttctttttgtttcttcttatgTACCTGATCACAAGTATAGGGAACCTGCTCATCATTCTGGCCATTAAGACCAGTTCATGCCTCCATACACCCATGTATTTCTTCCTTAGCAACTTGTCCCTGGTTGACATCTGTTTCACTTCCACTACCATCCCAAAGATGCTGGCAAATCATGTATCTGGAAACAAAGCAATTTCTTATGCTGGATGCCTGACTCAAGTATTCTTCTTCATTTGGTTTGCAGGGATAGATAGTATCCTTCTTACTGTCATGGCCTATGACCGCTACGTGGCTATCTGTATCCCACTACATTATTTCATGATCATGACCTCAAAGGTCTGTGCCCTTCTGATAGTAGTATCCTGGTTTTGGGCCTATGCTATTGCTCTGATACACACTGTCCTACTGACACATCTTTCCTTCTGTGGCCACAATgaaattcctcattttttctgTGACCTCAGTCCCCTGCTGAAGTTGGCCTGCTCAGACACTTTCATCAATGACCTGATGGTCAATACAGTGGGGGCACTGACAATTGTCATCCCCTTTATTGGCATCCTTGTCTCCTACATTCACATTTTCATGGTGGTGCTGAGGGTCCCATCTACTGTGGGGAAGTGGAAAGTTTTCTCCACTTGTGGCTCCCACCTCACTGTAGTCTGCCTCTTCTATGGGACAATCATTGGAGTATACTTCAGTCCCACAACCACCCACACAGCACAAAAAGATACAGCAGCAGCTGTGATGTACACAGTGGTCACTCCTATGCTGAATCCTTTCATCTATAGCCTAAGGAACAAAGAAATCAAGGGAGCCTTGAGGATGCTCCTTA CACTTTCTGTTCATTTGAAGACCAGTCTCAGACAATCTTAG
- the LOC127543217 gene encoding olfactory receptor 1361-like, which yields MKRENHSTVSEFILLGLSDQPEQERLMFLVFLFMYSITGLGNLLIILAIRTDSRLHTPMYFFLTNLSLVDICFTSTTIPKMLINYISGNKSILYVNCLAQVFFFIWFVGLDSILLASMAYDRYMAICVPLHYTIVMTPRVCVFLVILCWFWACANALTHTLLLTQLSFCGHTEIPHFFCDLNVIIKLACSDTFINDLVIYILGGLIALVPFIGILISYMHIVVAVLRIPSAHGKWKVFSTCGSHLTVVCLFYGTIILVYFNPTSTHTAQQDTASAVMYTVVTPMLNPFIYSLRNKDMKGALRMLLTRKSGLSL from the coding sequence atgaaaagggaaaatcattCAACAGTCTCTGAATTCATCCTCCTGGGCCTTTCAGACCAGCCAGAGCAGGAGAGGCTCATGTTTCTTGTATTCCTGTTTATGTATTCAATCACAGGTCTGGGAAACTTGCTCATCAttctggccattaggactgacTCACGTCTCCACACCCCCATGTACTTCTTCCTCACCAACTTGTCCCTGGTTGATATTTGCTTCACCTCCACCACCATTCCTAAGATGTTGATTAATTATATATCTGGGAATAAATCAATTCTTTATGTCAATTGCCTAGCACAAGTATTCTTCTTCATCTGGTTTGTAGGATTAGATAGTATCCTCCTTGCCTCCATGGCCTATGACCGCTACATGGCTATCTGTGTCCCATTACACTATACCATAGTCATGACTCCAAGGGTCTGTGTCTTTCTAGTAATATTATGCTGGTTTTGGGCTTGTGCTAATGCCCTGACACACACTCTTCTGCTAACCCAACTTTCATTCTGTGGCCACACTGAAATTCCTCATTTCTTCTGTGATCTCAATGTGATAATAAAATTGGCCTGTTCAGATACCTTCATCAACGACTTGGTGATCTACATACTAGGAGGACTGATAGCGCTTGTTCCATTTATTGGCATTCTGATCTCCTACATGCACATTGTTGTGGCTGTGCTGAGGATCCCATCAGCTCATGGGAAATGGAAAGTTTTCTCCACCTGTGGCTCCCACCTTACTGTGGTCTGTCTCTTCTATGGGACAATCATTTTAGTGTACTTCAACCCAACATCTACTCACACAGCCCAACAGGACACAGCATCAGCTGTGATGTACACTGTGGTCACTCCTATGTTGAACCCTTTCATCTACAGCCTAAGGAACAAGGACATGAAAGGAGCTTTGAGGATGCTCCTTACCAGGAAGTCAGGTCTCTCTTTGTGA
- the LOC127543077 gene encoding olfactory receptor 1361-like isoform X2, translating to MEGRNQSGVSEFILLGFSDQPEQQMLLFFLFLLMYLITSIGNLLIILAIKTSSCLHTPMYFFLSNLSLVDICFTSTTIPKMLANHVSGNKAISYAGCLTQVFFFIWFAGIDSILLTVMAYDRYVAICIPLHYFMIMTSKVCALLIVVSWFWAYAIALIHTVLLTHLSFCGHNEIPHFFCDLSPLLKLACSDTFINDLMVNTVGALTIVIPFIGILVSYIHIFMVVLRVPSTVGKWKVFSTCGSHLTVVCLFYGTIIGVYFSPTTTHTAQKDTAAAVMYTVVTPMLNPFIYSLRNKEIKGALRMLLIKKSGLSL from the coding sequence ATGGAAGGAAGGAATCAGTCTGGAGTCTCTGAGTTCATTCTTTTGGGATTTTCAGACCAGCCTGAGCAGCAGATgctcttgttctttttgtttcttcttatgTACCTGATCACAAGTATAGGGAACCTGCTCATCATTCTGGCCATTAAGACCAGTTCATGCCTCCATACACCCATGTATTTCTTCCTTAGCAACTTGTCCCTGGTTGACATCTGTTTCACTTCCACTACCATCCCAAAGATGCTGGCAAATCATGTATCTGGAAACAAAGCAATTTCTTATGCTGGATGCCTGACTCAAGTATTCTTCTTCATTTGGTTTGCAGGGATAGATAGTATCCTTCTTACTGTCATGGCCTATGACCGCTACGTGGCTATCTGTATCCCACTACATTATTTCATGATCATGACCTCAAAGGTCTGTGCCCTTCTGATAGTAGTATCCTGGTTTTGGGCCTATGCTATTGCTCTGATACACACTGTCCTACTGACACATCTTTCCTTCTGTGGCCACAATgaaattcctcattttttctgTGACCTCAGTCCCCTGCTGAAGTTGGCCTGCTCAGACACTTTCATCAATGACCTGATGGTCAATACAGTGGGGGCACTGACAATTGTCATCCCCTTTATTGGCATCCTTGTCTCCTACATTCACATTTTCATGGTGGTGCTGAGGGTCCCATCTACTGTGGGGAAGTGGAAAGTTTTCTCCACTTGTGGCTCCCACCTCACTGTAGTCTGCCTCTTCTATGGGACAATCATTGGAGTATACTTCAGTCCCACAACCACCCACACAGCACAAAAAGATACAGCAGCAGCTGTGATGTACACAGTGGTCACTCCTATGCTGAATCCTTTCATCTATAGCCTAAGGAACAAAGAAATCAAGGGAGCCTTGAGGATGCTCCTTATCAAGAAATCAGGCCTCTCCTTGTGA